In a genomic window of Glycine max cultivar Williams 82 chromosome 13, Glycine_max_v4.0, whole genome shotgun sequence:
- the LOC102666283 gene encoding mediator of RNA polymerase II transcription subunit 15a, which yields MDTNKTKPTEQQTMTVKWKFPEYRKAVVKKCVEGVIKQSGLPLARLNGLVQFLERFEAKVNAAAKNEVEYLKSLSEKVKEISSQLKTAESKPRPSNSTGSVEVCSAQEAGKSANTEWKEQVYQRVQRMNSAYFPTVNTIYQQMNRKLQQLESSPQEPNTVERMRFNMKLLEQILAILRVNKWQITTEFKENLDKAEKFIQSKFFSKNVSSHHQGQQRSADVQSRQQSGPSHSSISPLMILEMKPSPQALGSQNYHPMKDVSQQNKMCLQEKQAAKQYGGSQQSGPSHSSISPVKTLEMRPSPQALGTQNYHMMKDVSQQNKMCLQEKQVTIKYRNLQQDVNQLSIIKGAGNTVQQQTQGTQKATEAFSVSVNSQGISASPLIENCNNLKEISRKPTLTSDEPSAAMQYFLKVLTSISPEALSASLGEIREVVYLNDAIPSPELMHGPPEMVQQQMQPCLISQTGINLASDIEPCSQARYITCNDFVPTGRKRSCSMNSMTAFDTSSTCASSCDSNQLTDTEKPDLTLVTSKHPRIVEKCSLLEEIKEINNLLIDSEIVIGEKDSIQSAAGGAAEDGEGLVIKFLFNAVTFNQNLISHLSADKKSIIKPLWLLVPASYPFCPPVVLDKMPLEVSDGMEDLSTIAKSKLRQFLQCLNQPWSLGDIAMLWERCAREAILEYAKCIGGGTFSSIYGGWNMCQNYDA from the exons ATGGACACAAACAAAACGAAACCTACTGAACAACAAACCATGACCGTCAAGTGGAAATTTCCAGAGTATCGTAAAGCTGTTGTGAAGAAATG CGTGGAAGGGGTAATTAAGCAAAGTGGTTTACCTTTGGCACGCTTAAATGGGCTTGTTCAGTTTCTGGAAAGATTTGAGGCAAAAGTGAATGCTGCTGCCAAAAATGAG GTTGAGTACCTTAAATCGTTATctgaaaaggtaaaagaaatatcTTCACAACTAAAGACTGCTGAATCCAAACCTCGTCCCTCGAACTCTACTGGCTCAGTGGAAGTCTGCTCTGCTCAAG AAGCTGGAAAATCTGCAAATACAGAATGGAAGGAGCAGGTTTATCAAAGG GTTCAAAGGATGAATAGTGCATATTTCCCAACAGTTAATACCATTTACCAACAGATGAATAGAAAACTGCAACAG CTTGAGTCTTCTCCTCAAGAACCAAACACAGTGGAAAGAATGAGATTCAATATGAAATTATTAGAACAGATTTTGGCAATCTTGAGAGTGAATAAATGGCAGATTACTACTGAATTCAAGGAGAACCTAGACAAAGCAGAAAAGTTTATACAATCTAAATTTTTCTCTAAGAATGTTTCTTCACATCATCAAGGACAACAACGTTCAGCTGATGTGCAATCCAGGCAACAGTCTGGTCCATCACATTCTAGTATTTCCCCATTGATGATACTTGAAATGAAACCATCACCACAAGCATTGGGGTCACAGAACTATCATCCGATGAAGGATGTTTCTCAGCAAAACAAAATGTGTTTACAAGAGAAGCAAGCGGCAAAACAATATGGTGGTTCACAGCAGTCTGGTCCATCACATTCTAGTATTTCCCCAGTGAAAACACTTGAAATGAGACCATCACCACAAGCATTGGGAACACAGAACTATCATATGATGAAGGATGTTTCTCAGCAGAACAAGATGTGTCTACAAGAGAAGCAAGTGACAATAAAATATCGCAACTTACAACAGGATGTAAATCAACTCTCTATCATAAAAG GTGCTGGCAATACTGTACAACAGCAAACACAAGGGACACAAAAAGCAACTGAAGCATTTAGTGTCAGTGTCAACAGTCAGGGTATTTCAGCTTCACCCTTGATTGAAAACTGCAATAATCTTAAAGAAATTTCCCGTAAACCTACACTCACTTCTGATGAGCCAAGTGCTGCAATGCAATACTTTCTTAAAGTG TTAACCTCCATATCACCTGAAGCATTGAGTGCATCGCTTGGTGAAATTAGAGAGGTAGTCTATTTGAATGATGCAATACCAAGTCCAGAATTGATGCATGGACCACCAGAGATGGTTCAACAACAAATGCAACCATGCCTCATCTCACAAACAGGGATAAATTTAGCATCGGATATTGAGCCATGCTCACAAGCTAGATACATCACTTGCAATGATTTTGTTCCAACAGGAAGGAAAAGGTCTTGCAGCATGAATTCAATGACTGCCTTTGACACTTCTAGTACTTGTGCTAGTTCATGTGACAGTAACCAGTTGACTGATACTGAGAAACCTGACTTGACTTTAGTCACATCAAAGCATCCTAGAATTGTG GAAAAATGTTCTCTTTTAGAAGAAATAAAGGAGATAAATAATCTATTGATAGACAGTGAGATAGTTATTGGAGAAAAAGACAGCATTCAAAGTGCAGCTGGAGGAGCTGCTGAAGATGGTGAAGGTTTGGTTATTAAATTCCTTTTCAATGCAGTAACTTTCAATCAGAACCTAATATCCCATCTTTCTGCTGATAAAAAg TCAATAATCAAACCGTTATGGTTGCTTGTTCCCGCAAGTTATCCATTTTGCCCACCTGTTGTATTAGACAAAATGCCGTTGGAAGTCAG TGATGGCATGGAAGATCTATCAACAATAGCAAAATCAAAGCTGAGACAGTTTCTCCAATGCTTAAACCAACCCTGGTCACTTGGGGATATAGCAATGTTATGGGAGCGCTGTGCCAGAGAAGCAATTCTTGAGTATGCAAAATGCATTGGTGGAGGAACCTTT
- the LOC100814712 gene encoding class 2 transcription repressor NC2 alpha 4, translating to MRKKLDTRFPAARIKKIMQADEDVGKIALAVPVLVSKALELFLQDLCDRTYEITLQRGAKTMNSLHLKHCVQSYNVFDFLRDVVSRVPDYSHGHGHAEAGPDDRAIAKRRKAVGDDGNDSDEEAKRSKMHELGHTGSTGRGRGRGRGRGRGRGRPPLNREIYHQDAESEPCTSVQPSNPQNTNTSVAMDSGSESKEIPKEQNIAVPVESTDSLRNIDLNAITNENDDKKASAAADASVPEPPTESKHEEIPGWSLSDVDKMAIDSLQLAQLGRPLEEDEEDYDEEEG from the exons ATGAGGAAGAAGCTCGATACCCGTTTCCCTGCT GCTCGGATAAAGAAGATAATGCAAGCTGATGAGGATGTTGGAAAGATAGCACTCGCTGTGCCTGTTTTAGTTT CTAAAGCTCTAGAACTATTTTTGCAAGATCTTTGTGACCGCACTTATGAAATAACTCTTCAAAGAGGAGCAAAGACCATGAATTCATTGCATTT AAAACATTGTGTACAAAGCTATAATGTCTTTGACTTTCTGAGGGACGTTGTTAGCAGGGTTCCTGACTACAGCCATGGCCATGGCCATGCTGAGGCTGGTCCTGATGATCGGGCCATTGCAAAAAGAAG GAAAGCTGTTGGTGATGATGGTAATGACAGTGATGAAGAGGCTAAGAGGAGCAAGATG CATGAGTTGGGCCACACTGGCAGTACTGGTAGGGGAAGAGGCCGAGGTAGAGGAAGAGGCCGTGGCCGAGGGCGACCACCTTTAAATAGAGAGATATATCATCAGGATGCTGAATCTGAGCCTTGCACTTCTGTTCAGCCAAGCAACCCACAAAATACAAACACAAGTGTTGCAATGGATAGTGGTTCTGAGTCAAAGGAAATACCAAAGGAGCAGAACATTGCAGTTCCTGTTGAAAGCACTGATTCGCTCCGGAACATCGATCTGAATGCCATTACGAATGAAAACGATGACAAAAAGGCTAGCGCAGCAGCGGATGCCTCTGTGCCTGAACCTCCAACAGAGAGCAAGCATGAAGAAATTCCAGGGTGGTCTCTTTCTGATGTGGACAAGATGGCCATTGATTCGCTGCAGCTTGCACAACTTGGTAGGCCActagaagaggatgaagaagactATGATGAAGAGGAGGGGTAA
- the LOC100499887 gene encoding Cysteine proteinase inhibitor 12-like precursor (The RefSeq protein has 2 substitutions compared to this genomic sequence) has translation MRASNSSSSISIAKRYFFFFFLFIFFALRSSSGDCSEYHHHHSPMATIGGLHDSQGSQNSVETEALARFAVDEHNKKQNSLLEFARVVRAQEQVVAGTLHHLTLEAIEAGEKKLYEAKAWVKPWLNFKELQEFKPAGDAPSFTSADLGVKKDGHQPGWQSVPTHDPQVQDAANHAIKTIQQRSNSLVPYELHEVADAKAEVIDDFAKFNLLLKVKRGQKEEKFKVEVHKNNQRGFHLNQMEQDHS, from the exons ATGAGAGCATCAAACTCTTCTTCTTCGATTTCCATTGCGAAGCgttactttttcttcttctttctcttcattttcttcgcTCTTCGATCTTCGTCCGGGGACTGCTCCGaataccaccaccaccactcgCCGATGGCCACGATCGGAGGCTTACACGACTCCCAAGGCTCTCAAAACAGCGTCGAAACCGAAGCCCTCGCTCGATTCGCCGTAGACGAACACAACAAGAAGCAG AATTCGCTTCTGGAGTTTGCTAGGGTGGTTAGGGCACAGGAACAGGTTGTTGCTGGTACCCTGCATCACCTTACTCTTGAGGCTATTGAGGCTGGTGAGAAGAAGCTCTATGAAGCCAAGGTGTGGGTGAAACCATGGCTGAATTTCAAAGAACTCCAAGAGTTCAAGCCTGCTGGTGATGCACCATCGTTTACCTCTGCTGATCTTGGTGTCAAAAAGG ATGGTCACCAACCAGGATGGCAATCTGTGCCAACACATGACCCTCAAGTTCAGGATGCAGCAAATCATGCGATCAAGACCATCCAGCAAAGGTCTAATTCACTAGTACCCTATGAGCTTCATGAGGTTGCTGATGCAAAGGCTGAG GTCATTGATGATTTTGCTAAGTTTAATCTGCTTCTCAAAGTCAAGAGGGGACAGAAGGAAGAGAAGTTTAAGGTAGAGGTACACAAGAATAACCAAGGGGGGTTCCATCTAAATCAGATGGAACAAGATCATTCCTAA